In a single window of the Gammaproteobacteria bacterium genome:
- a CDS encoding MBL fold metallo-hydrolase yields the protein MKARFVLGLSFAALALLAGAASAQRGGARETPPVALSRIAGNVYLVSGGGGANATALVGDDGVLLVDSKLDEASGKAVAAALAEITDGPVRFLLNTHVHPDHTGGNAVFGRAGAVIVGHEEVRTILAAGQRGGPPAPPEALPAMTFGDGAGVTLHLNGEEVRVRHVSPAHTADNSIVHYVSANVFHLGDVYSPSRYPVLAGGTLQGFIDDVDAVLRLADADSRFVPGSGAVGGMAELRAYREMLVTVRDRVSALVAEGKSLDEVLAAKPTAGFDETWGSPDSRLFLPVVYAQLAGRD from the coding sequence ATGAAGGCGCGCTTCGTGCTCGGGCTTTCGTTCGCGGCGCTCGCCCTGCTCGCGGGTGCCGCGTCCGCGCAGCGCGGCGGGGCGCGCGAGACGCCGCCCGTCGCGTTGAGCCGCATCGCCGGCAACGTGTACCTCGTCTCGGGCGGGGGCGGCGCGAACGCCACCGCGCTCGTCGGCGACGACGGCGTGCTGCTCGTCGACAGCAAGCTGGACGAGGCGTCGGGTAAGGCCGTCGCCGCCGCGCTGGCTGAAATCACGGATGGGCCGGTCCGGTTTCTCCTCAATACTCATGTGCATCCGGACCACACCGGCGGCAACGCGGTGTTCGGCCGCGCGGGCGCCGTGATCGTCGGCCACGAGGAGGTCCGGACGATCCTCGCGGCCGGGCAGCGGGGCGGTCCGCCGGCGCCGCCCGAGGCGCTGCCGGCCATGACCTTCGGCGACGGCGCCGGCGTCACGCTTCACCTGAACGGCGAGGAAGTGCGGGTCCGGCACGTCAGCCCCGCGCACACCGCGGATAACAGCATCGTTCACTACGTGAGCGCGAACGTCTTCCACCTCGGCGACGTCTACAGCCCGAGCCGCTACCCGGTGCTCGCCGGCGGCACGCTCCAGGGGTTCATCGACGACGTGGACGCCGTGCTGCGGCTCGCGGACGCCGATTCGCGTTTCGTTCCGGGGAGCGGCGCCGTCGGAGGCATGGCCGAGCTTCGCGCGTATCGCGAGATGCTCGTCACGGTGCGGGACCGCGTCTCCGCGCTCGTGGCCGAAGGCAAGAGCCTCGACGAGGTGCTCGCGGCGAAGCCGACCGCGGGATTCGACGAGACCTGGGGCTCGCCTGACAGCCGCCTGTTCCTGCCCGTCGTCTACGCACAGCTCGCCGGGCGGGATTAA
- a CDS encoding efflux RND transporter permease subunit: protein MNFVTWSIRNPVPVIVLFVVLTVAGLLSFPQLGVQDRPDIEFPAVVVTVTYPGVAPTQMESEVTRKVEDSIATIAGIEQMTSTVDEGASTTVVEFRFGTDLSAALDDVRDAMTRIRADLPADANEPIVSRVTTAGLPVVTWSVASDSMSPTELSWFVDLVVTRELTAVPGVGRVNRVGGVNREIRVDLDPDRMAALGATASDVSRQLRRVQAEFPGGEARIGGLEQTVRTEGTIDSVSELEALLIPLPDGRAVRLDAIADVRDQPAERRSMALLDGTPVVGFEIVRAWGASALDVAKEARAVVERLSEEYPNIEFAEASSTVGYIQESFDASMEMLIEGAILAVLVVWVFLRDWRATAVSAVALPLSIIPTFWAIYALGYSLNILTMLALTLVVGILVDDAIVEVENIVRHLRQGKAPRAAAMDAAIEIGLAVVATTLTICAVFLPVAFMDGIAGEFFAPFGFTVTVAVLFSLLVARTLTPMMAAYFLKAHGKPEGRRPMLEWYLERVRWCIANRWKTLGVATVVVGVLLGMFPLLPQGFSPAGDSGFTQLSIELAPGATLDDTLAVSESIRERLAALPEVESIYTAIGTQGSDPFGGGGGGGVRRATMTIQLNEEAGEAGTTQAFERKATQLLRDVPGVRLQFQGGGGGDRLQVTLAGDDSERLREAAARVERELRAFPGLGTVTSGASLQQPEIVIRPLYDRAAELGVTTETLSLVTRIATSGDVETGLAKFNLDNRQIPIRVRLEDEARADLERLRLLPVPARNGTTVPLMNVAEVSLGAGPAQITRIGRSRSITIEANLNGLPLGDTLEQVEQLPSMQNLPEGVRHLRTGDARWILEIFTQFGIAMAIGVLSIYGVLVMLFHKFMQPVTILSALPPSVGGAVVALLLTGHGLAINSLIGLLMLMGIVSKNSILLVEYAIMAQRDAGMSRFDALVDACSKRARPIVMTTIAMTAGMTPVAMGWAGDPSFRAPMGIAVIGGLMVSTLMSLFIVPAMFTVVDDAQRALARLFRRGGAPAPAAVAESA from the coding sequence ATGAACTTCGTCACCTGGTCCATTCGCAATCCCGTTCCCGTCATCGTGCTGTTCGTCGTGCTGACGGTCGCGGGGCTTTTGAGCTTCCCGCAGCTCGGCGTGCAGGATCGCCCGGACATCGAGTTTCCGGCGGTCGTCGTCACGGTCACGTATCCCGGCGTCGCGCCGACGCAGATGGAGTCGGAGGTCACGCGCAAGGTCGAGGATTCGATCGCGACGATCGCCGGCATCGAGCAGATGACGTCGACCGTCGACGAAGGCGCCTCGACGACCGTCGTCGAGTTCCGCTTCGGCACGGATCTCAGCGCCGCCCTCGACGACGTCCGCGACGCGATGACCCGCATCCGCGCCGACCTCCCCGCCGACGCGAACGAGCCGATCGTCTCGCGCGTGACGACGGCCGGGCTGCCGGTCGTCACGTGGAGCGTCGCATCCGACAGCATGAGCCCGACCGAGCTCTCGTGGTTCGTCGACCTCGTCGTCACGCGCGAGCTCACGGCCGTGCCCGGCGTCGGCCGCGTGAACCGCGTCGGCGGCGTGAACCGCGAGATCCGCGTCGACCTCGACCCCGACCGCATGGCCGCGCTCGGCGCGACCGCGAGCGACGTCTCACGTCAGCTTCGCCGCGTGCAAGCGGAGTTTCCGGGCGGCGAGGCGCGAATCGGCGGCCTCGAGCAGACGGTGCGCACGGAGGGCACGATCGACTCCGTGAGCGAGCTCGAGGCGCTGCTGATCCCGCTACCGGACGGGCGCGCCGTGCGCCTCGACGCGATCGCCGACGTCCGCGACCAGCCCGCCGAGCGACGCTCGATGGCGCTCCTCGACGGCACGCCGGTCGTCGGCTTCGAGATCGTGCGCGCGTGGGGCGCGAGCGCGCTAGACGTCGCGAAGGAGGCGCGGGCCGTCGTCGAGCGGCTTTCGGAGGAGTACCCGAACATCGAGTTCGCCGAGGCGAGCTCCACGGTCGGCTACATCCAGGAGTCCTTCGATGCGTCGATGGAGATGCTGATCGAGGGCGCGATCCTCGCCGTGCTCGTGGTGTGGGTCTTTCTGCGCGATTGGCGCGCGACCGCGGTCTCGGCGGTCGCGCTTCCGCTGTCGATCATCCCCACGTTCTGGGCGATCTACGCGCTCGGCTACTCGCTGAACATCCTGACGATGCTCGCGCTGACGCTCGTCGTCGGCATTCTCGTCGACGACGCGATCGTCGAGGTCGAGAACATCGTCCGGCACTTGCGCCAAGGCAAGGCGCCGCGCGCCGCGGCGATGGATGCGGCCATCGAGATCGGCCTCGCCGTCGTCGCCACCACGCTCACGATCTGCGCCGTGTTCTTGCCGGTCGCGTTCATGGACGGCATCGCGGGCGAGTTCTTCGCGCCGTTCGGGTTCACCGTCACCGTGGCCGTGCTGTTCTCGCTGCTCGTCGCCCGGACGCTGACGCCGATGATGGCGGCCTACTTCCTGAAGGCGCACGGGAAGCCCGAGGGCAGGCGGCCGATGCTCGAGTGGTATCTCGAGCGCGTCCGCTGGTGCATCGCGAACCGCTGGAAGACGCTCGGCGTCGCCACCGTCGTCGTCGGCGTGCTGCTCGGCATGTTCCCGCTGCTGCCGCAGGGCTTCTCGCCCGCCGGCGACAGCGGCTTCACGCAGCTCAGCATCGAGCTCGCGCCGGGCGCGACGCTCGACGACACGCTCGCCGTCAGCGAGAGCATTCGCGAGCGGCTCGCGGCGCTCCCGGAGGTCGAAAGCATCTACACGGCGATCGGCACGCAGGGGAGCGATCCGTTCGGCGGCGGCGGAGGCGGCGGCGTGCGCCGCGCGACGATGACGATTCAGCTTAACGAGGAGGCGGGCGAGGCCGGGACCACGCAAGCTTTCGAGCGCAAGGCGACGCAGCTGCTCCGCGACGTGCCGGGCGTGCGCCTGCAGTTCCAGGGCGGGGGCGGCGGCGACCGGCTGCAGGTGACGCTCGCGGGCGACGACTCGGAGCGCTTGCGCGAAGCGGCGGCGCGCGTCGAGCGGGAGCTGCGCGCGTTTCCGGGGCTCGGCACCGTCACGAGCGGCGCGTCGCTTCAGCAGCCGGAGATCGTGATCCGGCCGCTTTACGACCGCGCGGCCGAGCTCGGCGTCACCACCGAGACGCTGAGCCTCGTCACCCGAATCGCGACGAGCGGCGACGTCGAGACCGGCCTCGCGAAGTTCAATCTCGACAACCGCCAGATCCCGATCCGCGTTCGGCTCGAGGACGAGGCGCGCGCCGATCTCGAGCGCTTGCGTCTTCTGCCGGTGCCGGCGCGAAACGGCACCACGGTGCCGCTGATGAACGTCGCGGAAGTTTCGCTCGGCGCGGGCCCCGCGCAGATCACGCGCATCGGGCGCAGCCGCAGCATCACGATCGAGGCGAACCTGAACGGTCTGCCGCTCGGCGATACGCTCGAGCAGGTGGAGCAGCTGCCGTCGATGCAGAACCTGCCGGAGGGCGTGCGGCATCTCCGCACCGGCGATGCGCGCTGGATCCTCGAGATCTTCACGCAGTTCGGCATCGCAATGGCCATCGGCGTGCTGTCGATCTACGGCGTGCTCGTCATGCTGTTCCACAAGTTCATGCAGCCGGTCACGATCCTCTCCGCGCTGCCGCCTTCGGTCGGCGGCGCGGTCGTCGCGCTGCTCTTGACCGGCCACGGGCTCGCGATCAACTCGCTGATCGGCCTGTTGATGCTGATGGGCATCGTGTCGAAGAACTCGATCCTGCTCGTCGAGTACGCGATCATGGCGCAGCGCGACGCCGGGATGTCGCGCTTCGACGCGCTCGTCGATGCGTGCTCGAAGCGCGCGCGGCCGATCGTGATGACGACGATCGCGATGACGGCCGGCATGACGCCCGTCGCGATGGGCTGGGCCGGCGATCCGAGCTTCCGCGCGCCGATGGGCATCGCCGTGATCGGCGGCCTCATGGTCTCGACGCTGATGAGCCTCTTCATCGTTCCGGCGATGTTCACCGTCGTCGACGATGCGCAGCGCGCGCTCGCGCGGCTCTTTCGCAGAGGCGGCGCGCCGGCGCCGGCCGCCGTGGCGGAGTCGGCGTAA
- a CDS encoding efflux RND transporter periplasmic adaptor subunit, with the protein MKESEGSTPVRRRRRFAIAGVSLVAAGLVVFALYGDELSGRGDGGASRPAAPQAATGGEPGEPVREAALTVTTARVEPVELTRTIAVNGAIHAWQEIIIGPEVGGYRVAEVHVDVGDEVEKGEVLVELSSALLEAEVALKRATLEQREAELLNAKAALRRAQELAASDVVAEAELDRLESEALAAEARVASARADLESSELRLEFTKVRAPDDGVITARNVTVGQIAQVGEELLRLLRQGRVEWRGEVPEARLAEIEPGQHVTVGTASGAQLEGKVRVVAPTIANANHTGIVYVDLESAKHARPGMFARGEIEIGRGPALTVPLESIVTADGYSYAFVVRPDRTVERRRVEIGSVRGSSVEIVAGLEAGERVAVDGAGFLKDGDVVNVAGGRNGV; encoded by the coding sequence GTGAAGGAAAGCGAAGGGTCGACCCCCGTCCGGCGGCGACGGCGGTTCGCGATCGCCGGCGTTTCGCTGGTCGCGGCCGGGCTCGTCGTGTTCGCGCTGTACGGCGACGAGCTGTCCGGGCGCGGAGACGGCGGCGCGTCGCGGCCGGCCGCGCCCCAAGCGGCAACGGGCGGCGAGCCGGGCGAGCCCGTTCGGGAGGCGGCGCTGACGGTCACGACGGCGCGCGTCGAGCCCGTCGAGCTCACCCGCACGATAGCGGTCAACGGCGCCATCCATGCCTGGCAGGAGATCATCATCGGCCCCGAGGTCGGCGGATATCGCGTCGCGGAAGTGCACGTCGACGTCGGCGACGAGGTCGAGAAGGGCGAGGTGCTCGTCGAGCTTTCGAGCGCGCTGCTCGAGGCGGAGGTCGCGCTCAAGCGGGCGACGCTCGAGCAGCGCGAGGCGGAGCTGTTGAACGCGAAGGCCGCGCTGCGGCGCGCGCAGGAGCTCGCGGCGAGCGACGTGGTCGCCGAGGCGGAGCTCGATCGGCTCGAGAGCGAGGCGCTCGCGGCGGAGGCGCGGGTCGCGTCGGCGCGCGCGGACCTCGAGTCCTCGGAGCTGCGGCTCGAGTTCACGAAAGTCCGGGCGCCGGACGACGGTGTGATCACGGCGCGCAACGTCACCGTCGGGCAGATCGCGCAGGTCGGCGAGGAGCTGCTGCGCCTGCTGCGGCAGGGGCGCGTCGAGTGGCGCGGCGAGGTGCCGGAGGCGCGGCTCGCCGAGATCGAGCCCGGTCAGCACGTCACGGTCGGCACGGCGAGCGGCGCGCAGCTCGAAGGCAAGGTGCGCGTCGTCGCGCCGACGATCGCGAACGCGAATCACACCGGAATCGTCTACGTCGATCTGGAGTCCGCGAAGCACGCGCGGCCCGGCATGTTCGCGCGCGGCGAGATCGAGATCGGCCGCGGCCCGGCGCTCACCGTCCCGCTCGAGAGCATCGTCACGGCCGACGGCTACAGCTACGCGTTCGTCGTGCGGCCGGACCGGACCGTGGAGCGGCGGCGCGTGGAGATCGGCAGCGTGCGCGGATCGTCGGTCGAGATCGTCGCCGGGCTCGAGGCCGGCGAGCGCGTCGCCGTCGACGGCGCGGGCTTCCTGAAGGACGGCGACGTCGTGAACGTTGCCGGCGGCCGAAATGGTGTCTGA
- a CDS encoding MFS transporter gives MSTSATAVAAADTMPPEGRKALLGAWVGFFVDMFDIYLPVVALAPAAAYFQASDVSPGTAAIISAMIFAATLIGRPVGAFVFGHLGDKIGRRRTTIIAVTGFGVTTLLIAALPGYQALGLTAIVLLVVLRFIDGIFLGGEYTSATPLALEYSPKQKRGLFGAFIMTGYPLAYCAIALLTFGLLAVLPAGDLDSPYVQWGWRIPFLFGAALAFGFVIWYAKHVKESVAWENAPKTQAPLVELFRGQNRRNFFQVFTLMSGVWLGLNMVSAVLPRLLADPVGLSDTQVTVVLIISYAVLALGYIGAGVLSQEIGRRPFFLLAGAATAILAPLLYWIIVGRVVTSLAGIVLLTIVLNVIVLAMWGVVTTYINERFHVGIRASGYGVGYSLAVVIPAFYAFYQAGLSSMMPLEYTPLVLLVIAGALVAVGAALGPETRDVDMAASAPETMRHAAEEGAPLPA, from the coding sequence ATGAGCACCAGTGCAACGGCCGTCGCGGCCGCCGACACGATGCCGCCGGAGGGCCGCAAGGCGCTTCTCGGCGCCTGGGTCGGCTTCTTCGTGGATATGTTCGACATCTATCTTCCCGTGGTCGCGCTCGCTCCGGCCGCCGCGTACTTTCAGGCGAGCGACGTCTCGCCCGGCACGGCGGCGATCATCAGCGCGATGATCTTCGCGGCCACGCTGATCGGGCGCCCCGTCGGCGCGTTCGTCTTCGGGCATCTCGGCGACAAGATCGGCCGCAGGCGCACGACGATCATCGCGGTCACCGGGTTCGGCGTCACGACGCTCCTGATCGCGGCGCTTCCGGGCTATCAAGCCCTGGGGCTCACGGCGATCGTCCTGCTCGTCGTGCTGAGGTTCATCGACGGGATCTTTCTCGGCGGCGAGTACACGAGCGCCACGCCGCTCGCGCTCGAGTACAGCCCCAAGCAGAAGCGCGGCCTCTTCGGCGCGTTCATCATGACGGGCTATCCGCTCGCGTACTGCGCGATCGCGCTGCTGACGTTCGGGCTGCTCGCCGTCTTGCCCGCCGGCGATCTCGATTCGCCGTACGTGCAGTGGGGATGGCGCATCCCGTTCCTGTTCGGTGCGGCGCTCGCGTTCGGCTTCGTCATCTGGTACGCGAAGCACGTGAAGGAGTCGGTGGCGTGGGAGAACGCGCCGAAGACGCAGGCGCCGCTGGTCGAGCTGTTCCGCGGGCAGAACCGGCGCAACTTCTTTCAGGTCTTCACGCTGATGAGCGGCGTCTGGCTCGGGCTGAACATGGTGTCGGCCGTGCTGCCGCGTCTGCTCGCGGACCCCGTCGGGCTCTCCGACACGCAAGTGACCGTGGTGCTGATCATCTCGTATGCGGTGCTCGCGCTCGGCTACATCGGCGCCGGCGTGCTGAGCCAGGAGATCGGCCGGCGGCCGTTCTTCCTGCTGGCCGGCGCGGCCACGGCGATCCTGGCGCCGCTGCTCTATTGGATCATCGTCGGCCGCGTCGTCACGAGTCTCGCCGGCATCGTGCTCCTCACGATCGTGCTGAACGTGATCGTGCTCGCGATGTGGGGCGTCGTCACGACGTACATCAACGAGCGGTTCCACGTCGGCATCCGCGCGTCCGGCTACGGCGTCGGCTACAGCCTAGCGGTCGTGATCCCGGCCTTCTACGCGTTCTATCAGGCCGGGCTTTCGTCGATGATGCCGCTCGAGTACACGCCGCTCGTCCTGCTCGTGATCGCGGGCGCGCTGGTCGCCGTCGGCGCGGCCCTCGGCCCCGAGACCCGCGACGTCGATATGGCCGCGAGCGCCCCCGAAACGATGCGGCATGCCGCCGAGGAGGGCGCCCCGCTGCCGGCCTGA
- a CDS encoding MarR family transcriptional regulator has protein sequence MMATTPAPSSGNWFHSERPERVVGFLLKSLTSSLRQSVEEALRERGIPMSFAQLAALFTLYFEPGITGAQLARRAMVSAQTMSAGLGRLEREGLIERRPHPESRRADSWHLTDDGRRRLEQACAVGDAVFTRMLSALEPDEVERLQDYLGRCVTALGAVPGCRT, from the coding sequence ATGATGGCCACTACTCCGGCACCGTCGAGCGGCAATTGGTTCCATTCGGAACGGCCCGAGCGGGTCGTCGGGTTTCTGCTGAAGAGCCTCACGTCGAGTCTCAGGCAGTCGGTCGAGGAGGCGCTCCGCGAGCGCGGCATCCCGATGTCATTCGCGCAGCTCGCGGCGCTCTTCACACTCTACTTCGAGCCCGGGATCACGGGCGCGCAGCTCGCGCGGCGGGCGATGGTCTCGGCGCAGACGATGAGCGCCGGGCTCGGGCGCCTCGAGCGGGAAGGCCTGATCGAGCGCCGCCCGCATCCGGAGAGCCGTCGCGCGGATAGCTGGCATCTCACCGACGACGGCCGCCGCCGCCTCGAGCAGGCTTGCGCAGTCGGCGACGCGGTGTTTACGAGGATGCTTTCCGCCCTCGAGCCCGACGAGGTCGAGCGGCTTCAGGATTACCTCGGGCGCTGCGTCACGGCCCTGGGCGCCGTCCCCGGCTGCCGCACCTGA
- a CDS encoding glycosyltransferase family 4 protein produces MHGTVITLYRPNLSLTSGAGQLIRMQAEGLQAAGEEVRIGCARGSLRFRLRTRLPARRASIQALRRLAAAPQQLVVDHGMAIPEAGVVFVHNVVTEGVRHLERPDWAERARGEAEFFAALPPNAPVVANSELVKRALIEHFRLDAGRVIVHYPGYDSRRFTARDRAAASAAARRELGLDAHAPVVGFVTSGDFAKRGLDIFLAAAERIAEARPDVRFLVVGAKRLPEFAARHELVRDGRLAYSPKGVRPERSFAALDIFLYPARFEEFGMVVSEAQACGVPVLTSRRVGAAECLPAEYDGWVLDEPDAEQFARRALALLADDTARRRLAVAGAASVRAFAREHYVRETLETILSCARRKAGEACE; encoded by the coding sequence ATGCACGGTACCGTGATCACGCTCTACAGGCCCAATTTGAGTCTTACGAGCGGCGCCGGGCAGCTGATCCGCATGCAGGCGGAAGGGCTGCAGGCCGCCGGCGAGGAGGTGCGGATCGGGTGCGCGCGGGGAAGCCTGAGGTTCCGCTTGCGCACCAGGCTCCCCGCGCGGCGCGCGTCGATCCAGGCGCTGCGGCGGCTCGCGGCTGCGCCGCAGCAGCTCGTCGTCGACCACGGGATGGCGATTCCCGAAGCCGGCGTCGTCTTCGTGCACAACGTGGTGACGGAAGGCGTGCGCCACCTCGAGCGGCCCGACTGGGCCGAGCGCGCGCGCGGCGAGGCGGAGTTTTTCGCGGCGCTTCCGCCCAATGCGCCGGTCGTCGCGAACTCCGAGCTCGTGAAGCGCGCGCTGATCGAGCACTTCCGCCTGGACGCGGGCCGCGTGATCGTCCATTACCCCGGATACGATTCGCGGCGTTTCACGGCCAGGGATCGAGCGGCGGCTTCCGCCGCCGCGCGCCGCGAGCTCGGGCTCGACGCGCACGCACCCGTCGTCGGCTTCGTCACGTCCGGTGACTTCGCGAAGCGCGGCCTCGACATCTTCCTTGCCGCAGCCGAGCGGATCGCCGAAGCGAGACCGGATGTCCGCTTCCTCGTCGTCGGCGCGAAACGCCTTCCGGAATTCGCGGCCCGCCACGAGCTCGTCAGGGACGGCCGTCTGGCTTACAGCCCGAAGGGCGTACGCCCCGAACGCTCGTTCGCCGCGCTCGACATCTTTCTCTATCCCGCGCGCTTCGAGGAGTTCGGCATGGTCGTCTCGGAAGCGCAAGCCTGCGGCGTGCCCGTGCTCACGTCGCGGCGGGTCGGAGCGGCCGAATGCCTGCCGGCGGAATACGACGGCTGGGTGCTGGACGAGCCGGATGCGGAGCAGTTCGCTCGCCGCGCGCTGGCGCTGCTCGCCGACGACACCGCCCGAAGGCGGCTGGCCGTTGCGGGGGCGGCGAGCGTCCGCGCGTTCGCTCGCGAGCACTACGTGCGCGAGACGCTGGAGACGATTCTTTCTTGCGCTCGACGCAAAGCCGGGGAGGCGTGCGAATGA